Genomic DNA from Hordeum vulgare subsp. vulgare chromosome 2H, MorexV3_pseudomolecules_assembly, whole genome shotgun sequence:
CATCTCTGTTTCAGGAATTGTCCAGAATCATTCCAGAATTGTTAGTTTAAACCACTATCGTTTAACACTATCTCTATTGAAAACACAATTTACAGATAGAATGCCACTAGAGAGCCAGACCGAGCGAGGCAAATCAAACCGCTTGGCCCACACCCCCGCACTGCTCGTTCCCTGTTCCTCGTGCTAGGGCGCTCGTGCTAGGGTTGAGCGCCGCCCAGACCGGACTCGTCGGATCAACCGAGGGGAGGCTCTTGCTACGCTGCCGCCCCAAACCGGCCGCCACCGCATCAGGTGAGCTGTTCATCCCCTATTAATTTGTATGGATGGCTGCTATATGTGGTGTTAATTTGTATGGATGGCTGGTATATGTTTCATCTATCTAAGGATGTTTGAGACATTTCAACAGACAACTCATACAACAATTACATGCTAAAATCACAGAAAAGAACTGGACAGACAATTCTGTTACCAGACGATTCTGTGGGCAGTTTCCCAGAATCATAATTCTGAAGAATTATGAGGTGAAAAGAACTGGCCCTCACACATGGCCTATCCAATAGTATTCAACAGCACTCTTTTGGCAGCAGAGACAAATGTAGGTTTGTGAGCTTCTATTTTCTCTCCCTTCACTCGTCTTCATCGTCGCTTTCAAAAACGACGGCCTTCCGGCGATGAACCATCGCAGGTTGTTTCCTCGGCGGGGAATCCTCGCCCGAGTCCACCTCCCTGCGCCTTTGGCTCCCGCCTGCTGCTGACTCTCTCTTCCGCTTTGGTTCCTGCACAACCAGTTCCAGTTTGATTATCATTATTTGACTGAATGACAAGTTATATGGAAATCACGGTGTTTCCTTCAGTTCTGGTTAACATCTCACTTTCAGATCAACACGGCAGCACAGCGGAAGAAAATTATCTACAAAGTCTGGCATCTAAAATTTCAATTCAAATTGGTGACCGTATTCCTAGTGTCTGCTATCAACTACTACAAGCAATCTTGTGTTTGTCTGctatcaactactccctccgtaaagaaatataagagcacttgggtcactactttagtgatctaaacactcttatatttgtttacagaGGGAGCACTTAATTCTTTACCGTGTATGCCAGGTAAGAGGACCTGACTATTGCTAAATTGGGTGGTTACTGCAATTTACCACACTGCCTATTTTGTAAAAGGAAAACTGGAGTTTGACGCAGTGACATCTTACCTGGATTCCTTCATCTGACATACGCGCATCCTCTTCCGGGTCTTCCTCATATTCATCCTCCTCATCCAGCTCATCTCCCCTTCCACCAGTTGGAGAGTGCTCAATGTCCTCGCCTTCAGTTTCATACTCTGACTCCTCCCTTTCGCTCTCAGAGTACTCCTGGCGTCTCGCTGGGCGAGAAGGAGGGAAGGATGGTTTACGAGGAACACCTCTGCTCATATTCGACTGAGAATGTGCACAGAATACATGTAAGCATTGACAGTAATAAATTTGTTCAAATGAGAATGCATATTTGCCCAGTTAATCCACCTTCTTCGCATTAATTATACGCCTTTCAGCTAGTGCTTCAGCCTCCAAGTCATCCTCAAAACGACCACGAGATGCCATTCGCCGAGAGCTGTACTGGTTGTCGGTCTCCTCATCCTGCCAAAAGTAAGTATATGTTCAATGAATTCTTGCCACATTCCACTACTACCCAGAAGAGCGGAGCTAGTAACACATAAGAATAAAATTCATGTCTCAACACACACAGGAGTCTCCCAAAGCTCACAAATACAACCTCGCTTATTGTCATGTTCAATCTAAGAAAAAGTTATCCAGACAAGTAAATCAGCACAGCACTTCATACTCTCTAGTCTTACAAAAACAGCTACTGACCATGCATCTCCAGGTCCCATGACAACATGACAATAGCGGAATAAAATCACCCGCCTAGGCAGAAATTGCAGATGTACATTCACAAAGGTAACCCAAAGAGTTATTAACTAGGGAAGCATGAAATGAATTTCATCCAGAACTAAATTTCCCATAGTATGACCTATTATCTGCATCATTTAACTCAAACCTAGAGTAAGTTTTAATAAGTTCACATTAGACCTGTGATTAAAATATAAAAGAAATATACAGTTAGATCTAAGTGATTGGTGATTGTTAAATGGCATTTACTAGTGTAGGTCAAGAGAACTGTGCTTACACTGTATATCATTTAATCTTAATACTAACACTGTATATGCCGTTATAGCTAGTTGTACCGTAATCTTTTTGATTGGCAAAAAGCAAGGAAACGACAGACCCACCTCATCTAATGCATCTTCCAAAAACCCTGGAGAAAGCTGTCTTCTTTGCCTGGCAGGTTGTGTGTATTTGCGATTGACCTTTTCTCGTTTGCGTTGAAGAATTGAATGAGCTCTAATACTTTGGCCCTCCGCCTGCATAATTACTATGTCAGTGAAAAAGGAAAAACTTCGCTGAAAAATGCATACAAAATCGGTTTTGATGGGGGAAAACAGAAAAACAGGTCAGCAATAAACACGATTAATATGCCTTCGGAATGGGACAAGAATCACAATTTGTTGTTGTGCCTTCATAAATGGCAACTTCACTTGATTTGATGTTTGGGAGTGTTGGCTGTAGTGTGTCACACTGAACGCTATGGACAATTCAGGGTGTTCAAGACTTCAAGTACGGACAGACCCAACCTGTTGAATCCATTACTCATTTTTTCTCTTTGTACTGGTTTCATCAAACGTGGTTGGAGCTAGTTAAGGAAAATGAACTATGGTCATATCCATCGGTTTCCGTAGTTTGTATCAAACCAGGTTGAAAACCCCTAACCATAATCATCAGATTACAAACCGAATCATGAGTACAAGAACTTTTAGACCCTACCCTTAGATTAGTTAGGCTGCAGCTTACTGAATGGAACGACAACACAGAGTACAACTTTGGAACCAGTCAAGCTCAAACTCTAAAAAACCAAAACAGGTTTATTAATGTTGACCTATGTGTTTGTAAGTATGCCATGGCAGAGCTTCAGAACAAAATAAGTGGGGGCCAAGATTGATTAACAGATGACTTAACCAATACATTTAAAGGTCAATTTTCTCATGTGTCTGCGACGGTTTCATGAGTGTCAAATGGTTGTCTAGAGGAGTGAGTACAAATTTCTACAAGTTTCTGATCTTAGAACTCATCCTTCCATAATAGTTTCATGGCTATAGGAAAGGGGGAACACAAATAAAATTGTTGGACTCGTCCAATGTTCTGAGAATGGAAGCTGCTAAGGGATGACCAACCGTCCAATAGGGTCCACAGCCAGcaggccccatgatccagcaggcAGGGAAAGCAGGAATTTGAAGATCAAGCACAGAGAGGACGGGCAGAGCAAAGGGCTGGGCTGGGCTGGATTCTGTTCTTCTGGTGAAACAGCCACCCATTTTTTGTTCTCTGGTAATGGGGAACATTGTATTTGTAGGTTTAATATGGTAAAAACATGCTCTTCATCGGGTTCCCAGCACCTGCATGAAGCGCTGCAGACCCTACTAGGAAGTAGTACTTGCACTATCTTAGGGAAAAATAAAACATACATGTGGAGAACATGGCAAGCCCCTATGGCTATCGGAGAGAGGTACATGGAAAGTGGACATGTAACAAGACACAAGTATTTTTATATCTGACCTAGGAGCCTTAGCTTAAGCAGCTAAATTCAGCAAACATAAATCAGGGACAAGTCAATGAGCATATTCAACCACTGGACTAAACAGTGGAGTTTTGGTTACCTTTTCTTTTTCCTGCTTCACTCTCTCAGGATCCTTAGCATCATACCACTTTTGCATCTTAACAGTTTTCTTATTCTGAGAATCAACAAGAGCGGTTAATAAACGATGTGACTTTGAAGACAAGGAAGATGGCATAAATCTCATTTTCTGCAGAAGTCTTCCTTGTGATTGTAGAACTCCCTGCATTATGATTCAAACTTAATCGGGCAAGTGAAACTTATTGTAGATGATGGTGAGAGTGATGAACAAGGAGGCCGTACAAAATGCAGTTGGAAAGCAGACAAGAAATAGTTTACCTTCCCACTCCTCAGAAACAGATGGGACTGGTCATGATTTGCTTCATGTACGGATATATCAAGAACTTCATTACCAATCAGCAGCTGCATGGTTCCATCTTTCCATTTGACAAAGCGTGCATTACTTTcaacctgcaagaaatcaatgtGCAAAGTTTCAATTATTGGTGGGGAGAACATATCTCAGTAATACAGCAGCAAAACATCGCAGGCTAAAATGCATCATGTGCATAGGTCCTCAAGGTGGAGGGAAAAGATAGCTCTAAGGAAAACAAGAACATCGCCAAATTGAAAGAACATAGAAGATCCAATGAAACCATCATATCATGTAGTGAGTTTATGATCTATTCCCtccataaagaaatataagagcgtgtaGATTATTAAAGTAGTGATCCAAACGCTTTTATATTTCTTTGCAGAGGGAGTAGATCGGAATGCCACATCAACTTCAAGGAGAGAGAATTTGAAAATATGGCAATGTAAACATAGGTATGTAACTGACTGTAACACCAAATGATTTCATAATACTATATTGCTGCATGAAAAATGTTCCACTTACTGATGTAGTGCCATCAGCCTTCTTGACAGTTCTCCACCGCACAATGTTGTCCTCCAGTCGTATTTTTTTCTTGGTCCCAGATTCATCTGTAACGTAAACATCTTCTTCCACATATGTTTTGGGATCAAAAGGCCTCGGATCAATCCCCATTATGTTTGATACCTTTATCACATTCATCTACAAGATAAGAAATCATTAGGTAACAAAACCCTACCTGAATAGCTGCAGAAGTGCAAACCTATTCAGCATGGATCATAACATTCTTACCAAAGCCCATAGAACATGACATGACCTATGATAGTGATATCTATTAGACCAAAATGTTTTCACCATCAAGTACAAGAATGTTGTTCATCAATCATCACAGCACGAGTTATTTCCtcgtcattttattataccagacAGGTGTATACCAAGTGCAGAACAGAACATCACCCGTTAGACTATTAAGTATTAACAGATAGCAAAGAATAATAAAGAATGATGTGCATGCACACCATGCACAACAGAAAAAGGCATGCAATGGCAAAATATGCACCAGCACTCAACCATATCatcagaaaaaagagagaaaaaagactgAACGGGGTCcctcagagagagagagactcaAAGGCAAGATTTAAATGTGTAGTCAACTCACTCTGTCGGGTCGAGCTGGTGGCTGCTGACGTGGAACAACCAAGTTCAATGGTGGACCAACTGGCTTCTCTTTTGTTTTTGGTTCACGGTTGTCATCTGATTCATATCGCATATCATCATCAGCCACGACATCATCTGGCTGCAATTCTTTCTCATATTGCCCTTCATCCTCCATAGGCTACAGAAGAAGCGAATAAGGGAAATTTATTGTGTGCCTAGAGATGAAAAGGCTTTAAAATAACAAGATAATGTGTAATAGATGGGAAAAATCATCAAACCTGATTGGACGAACAGATCAATATTCATGCAAAACAAATGCAAGAAACGCAGAAGATTTAAGttgttcacatgactacttaggcTATGTTTGGTTGAGCTGCAGATTTTATAAAAGCTGATGTCGGCTGTGAGCTGTGAAAAAGCTGCTGTGAACTTTCTGCTGTGGAAAAGCTGAAAGCTGTTTGGTTGAAACAACTGTGAAACTGGTGATTTGGCTATGAATTGTCTATAATATCCCCGAGGCCTGAGTGAATATGTTTATATATGCTAATTGACCATAAAGCAATGACACATTTTCTTTTGAGGATTAGCAATGACAGATAGTATATGGTAGGCAATTAAACGACAATTTTGCCAGAAAATTTATGACAACGTAGACGATTCATAGGTCATAGCTATTACATAGGCAATTCAACGACTATAAATAGATAGTGATCCTGTAAAAATATATTGGCAACTTGTTCATATCCAAGTGAACATTTGCATTCTTTCTTATGATCAAACATAGTCCAAACAAATTAAGAAAACAAGAAATATTATAACTTAGATCAAGAATTCAGAGAGCTACACTGAAATCTGTTTGTAAGCACCAAAAAGGAATGTCCGAATCATCAATGGGCTAGCTAAAGAATGGTAAATCAATTCTTTTACACTTTGCATAACAAGTGATACAGTGGCGATAACAAGTCAGAAATCACGTTCTAGACGGGAGTCCTcttttgatttcattctcaggatTTTCAGCATGCAAGAACAACCCCAACGCTGCTATGCAGACGGCCAAGCCGGCGTGGCCATTTCTACGCCATCCGCTCCACCCGAGGTGGCTGTGTGGAACTGTAGATAGCATGGCCCGAAGCTGCTGGGCAGGAGCGACGGGCAGGAGGCGTTGCTCCAGGAGGCGCTCGAAGCGGGCAGGGCAGAGGAAGGAGTCTGCGTTCCGATGGTCGCCGGCGTACGTGGCAGCGCAGCTGGGCGGGAACGGCTGCTCTTGGGAGGGCCACCTGCCTGCCAGGTCAAGCAGGTTGACGGGGGAAGTAGGTTGGACCAGCAGCAGGGAAGGAGGCGGAAGGACGGCTGGGCGCAGTGCGCTGGAGggcggcagtggtggtggcagcgGCGGCTAGGAACCCTAGCCATCGTTCATTTTGACGGGGTGGCTTGGTGGCTGTTCGTTTGCTCGTCGGCCCTTACTGATCAAATCGTTACGTAACTTGggagtggcattggtgggtaagtaGCATCTAACTTCCAGTGGTCAGTTTAGAAGTTGGGATTGGGCAGCTGCGAAATTTGCACTTCGTAAAAGCTATAGCCTCTGAAAATCTGCTTCGAAATTTTAGCCTTTTGGTTAGCTTTTAGCTTCTTCAAAGCAGAGGTTGCATAAGAAAGCCCAACCAAACACAGCCTTAGTTAAGCTAAGATTTATTTAGGGAAGCACAAAATGGCAAATCCAAAGGTAAAATGAGATGAAAGGCCACCATATTCGCCACTGTTCTGTGTCGATAAAAAAACTCAGTTACACTAACATGCACCGTGTTATCCTTGTCATCCAGTAAACAACTACGAATTGCTGTCTAGACTAATAACTACCTGCAGACGACCTGGCGCTCAAGGAGATCTACCTAAACGGGCGGCGCTATACCTGGTCCAGCGGGCAGTCACCGCCCACCCCGGTCCACTTGGACCGTGTGCTTTGCACATCCGACTGGGAGGACATGCACCGAGAATGCCACCTACGCTGCCTTGCGTCCGTTATATCGGACCACAGCCCGCTGCTCCTGGATTGCTCGCCACTGCCAAAAGGACGCCCACGGTTCCATTTTGAAGATTTCTGGCTACGCCTCGACGGATTCCAGGAAACTGTGCAAGCTGCGTGGCACTCTGTCCACGACGACGACCCATTCCGGCGCCTGGCGCTTCGCCTCCAAGCCACTGCGCGCAGCCTGACTAGCTGGAGTGTGCGCTCTGTCGGGAATGTGAAACACAAACTTGCGATAGCCAGGGAGCTGTGCCTGCGCTTCGACGGTGCGCAAGAGACCCGGATCCTCACCCCCAGCGAGCAATGGCTGCACAAGCAGCTGAGGCTGGTCCACCTCGGCCTGGCCTCCCTTGAGCGCTCCATCGCACGCCAACGGTCGCGCATCACCATGCTCCAGGACGGCGACGCCAACACCTCGTTCTTCCACCGGCAATGCACCTACCGCCGGCAGAAGAACAGAATCCACACCCTAAACGTTCATGATCAGACCAGACGGATATGGTGGAAGCGGCCTTCGAGCACTTTTTGACGCGCTGCTGGGCACGCCGGTGGAGCGCGACTGCGCGCTAGACCTTGAGCAGCTCATCGAGCCTCGCGACCTGCTCGACCTCAACGCGCCCTTTGGGGCCGACGAGATCTGGAGCGCCATGAAGCGACTGCCGGCCCGGAAGGCGCCTGGCCCGGATGGATTCACCGCTGAGTTCATCCATGCCTGCTGGGATATTGTCCAGCAGGACTACGTCGCCGTGTTCCAGCAGCTCTACGAGATGCGAGGGCGTGGGTTTAGCCGGCTCAACCAGGCCCTCCTCACGTTGATACCGAAGCGACCTGACGCGAGCCACCTGGGCGACTATCGCCCAATAAGCTTGATACACCTCATGGCGAAAATCTTCGCCAAGGTTCTGTCCTTGCGCCTAGCGCCGAAGCTGAATGACCTGGTGAGCCGCAACCAGAACGCGTTCATCCCCGGCCGCAGCCTCCACGACAACTTTGTCCTCGTGAGGCAATCAGCCCGGATGCTGCACCAGCTGGGAGCGCCACGCGTGCTGCTCAAACTCGACCTAGCGCGCGCCTTCGACTCCATCGCATGGCCCTTCTTGTTCGAGGTGCTGCGCCGGTTTGGGTTCGGAGACAGATTCCTTGAGTGGCTAGCAATCTTGCTATCCTCGTCAAGCACTAGGGTGCTCATCAACGGGGAACCTAGCCCTCCCATATGGCACCGGCGCGGGCTTCGCCAAGGTGACCCGCTATCGCCGCAGCTGTTCGTCCTCGCCGTCGACGTGCTGGGCAGGCTGGTCAAACGCGTTGTCGATCTTGGTATCCTACAACAGCTGCATCCACGTCGCGCCATCCCAGCGATGTCCCTCTACGCGGACGACGTAATGCTATTCTGCCACCCCGTGCGCAGCGACATTACTGCAGTCAAGGAGATGTTGCTGCTGTTTGGGCGAGTGTCAGGACTGCACGTCAACTTTAGTAAGAGCTCCGCAACACTCTTACGCTGCAACCAAGATGAGGCTGAACCGATCGTTCTTCACCTGGGATGCCCAATTGTGGAACTGCCCATCACATATCCCGGGATCCCGCTCACGGTGCGACGACCCACCGCGGCGCAGCTGCAACCTGTCGTGAGCCGGACTGCCGATGCCCTGCCGGCCTAGAAGGCGCACCTCACAAACCGCGCCGGCCGCCTCGCGTTGGTAAAGTCAGTCCTCACCGCGATCCCCATCCACCAGCTCCTTGTGCTCGCCCCGCCCAAACGAGTCATCAAGCAGCTCGAGAAGATACAGAGAGGATTCCTATGGGCCGGAAGAACCGAAGCTAAGGGAGGGCATTGCCATGTCAATTGGCGACGCGTATGCCGGCCTATCTCCCTTGGAGGCTTAGGCGTACGAGACCTTGAGCGTGCTGGGCTTGCATTAAGGCTGAGATGGCTATGGTTCTCCCAAACAGACATAGATCGCGCATGGACTGGGCTCGACCTTCAATTCTCAGCCACCGAGCGTGCGCTGTTTTTTGCCTCCACGACCATGGAGCTGGGAAACAGGCAGACAGCCCTATTCTGGGAGGATCGCTGGATCCAGGGGCGATCAATCAGCGAGATCGCGCCGCTGGTATATGCCTGCTGCCCCAAGCGACGGCGGAAGCAGAGGACGGTGGCACAAGGCCAACATGGAAATAGCTGGACCCGCGACATCCAGGGCGTGTTTGGCATACACGAGATCGGGCAGTTTCTCCAGCTCTGGCAGATGATCGCGGACACCACCCTCACCGAGGAGCCCGATCGCCTGATATGGAAATGGACTACCACGGGCACATACTCAGCACGGTCTGCCTACCTCGCCACGTTCCATGGATCAGTAACCTGCCCTGCTTGGAAGATGATATGGAAGGCATGGACGCCGCCAAAGGTTAGGTTCTTCCTCTGGCTTGCGCAGCAGGACAGATACTGGACTGCAGACCGACTCGCCCGGCGCGGCCTGCAGCACCATCCACGATGCCTTCTATGCGACCAGGCCTTCGAGACCATCCACCACATCATCATCGAATGCCCATTCACCCAACAGATTTGGCACGAGGTCCTCGCGTGGTTTCGATTGCCAGTAGGATGCCCCAACCAGGAGGACTCGCTGCTGGACTGGTGGAACCGCGCGCGACACAACACCCCCCACCCACAGAGAAAAGGGCTGGCATCCATCACCCTGCTCCTACCCTGGATGGTATGGAAGCACTGCAACGATTGCGTTTTTGACAGGGCACAACCCTCAATTGCTGCACTACTGTCAAATATCAAAGAGGAGGCTACCTTATGGGCAAGGGCTGGAGCCAAAGGGCTTCGAGTTATCCTACCGCAGACATGGGATGTACACTAAGTAGCATTAGAATGCTTGTATCCTGCCTCCTAGGAGGACTGTAACAAACTCTATCTTTCCAATATAATGAAACGCAAAGGTCCTTTGCGCTTTCTCGAAAAAAAATAACTACCTGCAGAAAGTCTTGCCACTACTGGTAACTGTTACTAAGATCTCTTCTGGAGATCTGGAATTTCTATATTTTACTGAATGGATGGAAAAGGAAGAATTTGGGATTTGAATCTTACATTAGAATCTTCGTCAATTTCATCCGGGGCCCGATAAGGAGCAGGTTCGTCTTCATCACTATCACCAAACACATCACGGACGACTTCATgatctctctcttcctccattggCGAGCTGCACGAGGAGATTGTGATTCTTATGAGTCACCGCACTATTAGGAAGGGTTTACATAAGAGAAGAATATGAATGCACTGCTGAAATAATGAATCATTTAATCAACCATGGAACGAGTTACTTAGTAATGTCAGGTCTAGCAAGCATAAAACGCATAATATTTTAACAAAGTAGCATTCTGGTTTTTCTTGCCTTAGTTTCCTTTGAGGAGCTTCCTCATCTTCAGGAGCTTGACCAGCATAGTAATTATCTTCGGACCCCTCAGATTCAGAGGCAACAACTTCCCTTCTTCTACTGGGAACCGCCTGCTGCTCATAGCCATCTTCTTCACTTTCCATGCCTCTTGCGTCAGTTTGCATCACCCCATCACTCATTTCTCTTTCTGGTGAGCTCTGAACCTTTTCCGGATCACTTTCTCCTTGATCAAGATCAGCAGGATGGGCCTCTGTTTCACTTTCCTCTTCCATTCCGAGTTGCCCCTCACTCTCACCTTCTCCTTccgcttctccttcccctccattCTCTGCCTCACCCTCCCCTTCTTCCTGGATAAACAAATCAGTAAGAAAATGTCACATCAGATAGCTTAACTAATGTCGATGCAGAATTAGGGATATATAAGGAACTCTTTAGCAAGACCAATTCCAGTTTTATTAAAGATCGCTTTAAAAAGTAAGAGTCATCGTTGTTCCCCGGATATATAGAGATTGCATCACACAACAATCGGCAAGCTGGCGCATGCACGCACCTAAATTCTCCACCTCGCCTAAAATTGCGAATTTCTACTTCAAAATGTTTAAGTTAGATTTCCCACGATCAATGAATATGCGCACAATTTCTCCAACACTTATGGCCCCAATCTCGAGACTTCGAATCGACAGCTCCCGGGGGAGAAAACCAAGCCCTGGCCCAGGATGGGGGTTGAGGGAGTAGAGCAGGGAATTCAATCACGGCAAAAAGGGGACTGGATGTGTGTTACCGAGTGGTATGCGTCGTGGGCAGGACCGTGGCTGcgtccttcgtcttcttcctcctcgtcctcctcttggTCCAGGACTTGGTGATGGCGCTGCATCTGATGTGGCGGCACCTGGTCGTCCTCGTCGGCGACCTCGATGGGGCCGTCGTCCTCTTCGTCCTCAGACTGGTCGCCGAACAGGTTCTGCATCATCTGGTTGCGCGTCGCCTCCTCGACGTCCCTCTCCCGGTCACCGCccgccatcgccgccgccgccactctcCGCTCCTGTTTGGGTTTCTTCAGTTTCCTCTCTGAGGTGAGTTCTGCGTGGGTCGCGTCGCGTTCGAGCCAGGGTAAATATCAAGTGCCCAAATTTATaacggaggaaaattgcgtgGGAGACAGATAAATCCGACTATAGGACCCACATGTAATCGACTTCCGGAGAATTTCATTTGTATACTTTTTCTTCTCAAAAGAGTATTTATAATGCAGTCCTTATATAGTTTAATTTGAAATCTTTAAAAGGGCTTATATTTACAGGATTAATAACTCTCGAAAGTGTAATTTTTTTACTTCTCGTTCCAAACAATAAATTCACCCACGTTCTTCGCGCATGAATCGTGGAACAGAATTCTATAATATCATTTTTTTCTCGATCGTTCAGGTTCCATATATGAGCAAGCGAACGACGAGGTCCCTCGCCCACACCTTATCCACTCACACGAGACTCTACACGAGCGCACTAGAGAATGAATGGATAGGAGGAAGAGAGGAGGTGCGGCAGCAGCTCGCCGAGAGTGGCTAGGATGGCGACCTACAGGTGGCCAAGCGGCGGCGCTCGGGAGCTCCTTTCCCGTAGGAGCTCCGGCGTGGAGTCATGCACTTGCGTCTCTACCCCATCTCTTTGTCGCGGGACACGGGAGAGAACCACCAAGCGTCGGCGACGTTGAGGGCTCATGTGTCCTCATCGGAGTCGCGACGCGGTGGAGACCAGGCGGGCGGCAGCGTGGAGGATCTTCCCAGGGACCGAACATCGGGATGCGTTGCATCGGCGATGACACAGGCCAATATGACCTTGTCGGAGTCGCAACGCGATGGAGatgagggggcggcggcgaggaaaAGTTCCATCAGTGGTGCAGGGGTCGGATCTTGTCGAAAATCAGGCCCAAGACGGGGGagaggcggaggctcgccggacatgttggaaatatgccctagaggcaataataaattagttattattatatttctttgttcatgataatcgtttattatccatgctataattgtattgattggaaacaaaaatacatgtgtggatacatagacaaaacattgtctctaataagcctctagttgactagctcgttgatcaaagatggacaaggtttcctgactatagacaagtgttgtcacttgataacgggatcacatcattaggagaatcatgtgatgggcaagacccaaattataaacgtagcatgtgatcgtgtcattttgttgctattgttttctacgtgtcaagtattcattcctatgaccatgagatcatgtaactcactaacaccggaggaatactttgtgtgtatcaaacgtcacaacgttactgggtgactataaaggtgctctacaggtatcttcgaaggtgtctgttgagttagcatggatcaagactaggatttgtcactctgtgtgacggagaggtatctcggggcccactcggtaatacaacataacatacaagccttgcaagcaatgtgactcaagtgtaagtcacgtatattgtattacggaatgagtaaagagacttgccggtaacgagattgaaataggtatatggataccgatgatcaaatctcgggcaagtaacataccgatggacaaagggaatgatatacacgattatatgaatccttggcgcagaggttcaaccgataagatcttcgtagaatatgtggaatccaatatggacatccaggtcccgcttttggatattgaccgaggagtgtctcgggtcatgtctacgtagttctcgaacccgcagggtctgcacacttaaggttcgatgatgttttagtatagttgagttatatgtgttggtgaccgaaggttgtttggagtcccagatgagatcagagacgtcacgagggtttttggaatggtccgaaaacgaagattgatatataggatggtttcatttggtcaccggaaagttttcgggcattaccggtagtgtaccgggagtgacgaatgggttccgggtattcaccgggagggggacaCCCACCCGgaagtgagcccagtaaccctagggtggtgcaccagccc
This window encodes:
- the LOC123426362 gene encoding protein LEO1 homolog; translated protein: MAGGDRERDVEEATRNQMMQNLFGDQSEDEEDDGPIEVADEDDQVPPHQMQRHHQVLDQEEDEEEEDEGRSHGPAHDAYHSEEGEGEAENGGEGEAEGEGESEGQLGMEEESETEAHPADLDQGESDPEKVQSSPEREMSDGVMQTDARGMESEEDGYEQQAVPSRRREVVASESEGSEDNYYAGQAPEDEEAPQRKLSSPMEEERDHEVVRDVFGDSDEDEPAPYRAPDEIDEDSNPMEDEGQYEKELQPDDVVADDDMRYESDDNREPKTKEKPVGPPLNLVVPRQQPPARPDRMNVIKVSNIMGIDPRPFDPKTYVEEDVYVTDESGTKKKIRLEDNIVRWRTVKKADGTTSVESNARFVKWKDGTMQLLIGNEVLDISVHEANHDQSHLFLRSGKGVLQSQGRLLQKMRFMPSSLSSKSHRLLTALVDSQNKKTVKMQKWYDAKDPERVKQEKEKAEGQSIRAHSILQRKREKVNRKYTQPARQRRQLSPGFLEDALDEDEETDNQYSSRRMASRGRFEDDLEAEALAERRIINAKKSNMSRGVPRKPSFPPSRPARRQEYSESEREESEYETEGEDIEHSPTGGRGDELDEEDEYEEDPEEDARMSDEGIQEPKRKRESAAGGSQRRREVDSGEDSPPRKQPAMVHRRKAVVFESDDEDE